ACTGCAAATTTACCAAAGCTGACAGTAATTTCTGGTAGAGCAAACATCTATGATCAAATTATCAAAATCATTGATGAAACAACAGATGAACTCTATCTAGTTACCACAGTTTCAGATTTAATTCGAATGTACTATACTGACATTCCAGAGGCAATTAAGAAAGCTTCCAAACGAAATGTCGTAATAAAACTAATGACAGAACTTGAGATATCAACAAAGTTAGAATGCGCAAAGCGATTAGGTGTAAATTATTTTAAAATAGCAAAACTTCCTTCACAAGGAAGAATTATCTGCAATTCATCCCAAGTTCTAATGTCAGGATATACTTCTTCTACATCTAGTCAAAGCACGAGTGATGATTCTGCATTGGTAACAAATTCAGATGAAATAAGTGGTAACATGAGAAGTCTTTGTAAATTTATGTGGAAAATTGGTAAAGAGATCAGAGTAGATAAAACAAAAGATGAGCCATCACAGCAAAAAGAGACTACCGCACTAGTAGTGGATGATGATCCTGACGCCGTAGAAATGTTTTCAGATTATTTGGAAATAAAGGGAATTCAGGTTGTTGGAAAATGCAAAAACGGCAAAGAAGGTGTAGATGTGTATGAACAGCTAAGACCCGATGTAGTATTTTTGGATATAATGATGCCTGAATACGATGGATTTTATGCATTAAAGAAAATTCGAGAGATTAATCCTGAATCTAAAGTAATCATGGTTACTGCAGACTTTACCTCTGAAACAAAGAAAAAACTTCGAGAAATGAAGCCAACTGATGTAATTTACAAACCCTATGACGTCGAAAAAATTCTTGGGCAGTTGTTTTAATTGATAAAAAATAACATCTTTTTCATTACTGGAATATTATGTGTGGTTATGTTTTTTTCTGTCATACCTGTATCCTATTCTGATTCCGGAAATGTAAATTGGCAACTAGTCTATGTAACTGGACATTCAAAGTGTACTCCAACAGAAACTACAAAAACCAATGAATTTTTTGCCGTCACTGAACAATATTTTGAAATGTACAAGTTCACTGCAAACGGAGCTGAACCCAAATGCATGGCCATCTCTGATCTGTCCAAGAGTTATTTTCAAAAAGATATCCAGCTTGTAATAGTGATTTTTGATGATTCTTCAGGAAAGAATCTCTTAGCAAAGCAGGGTTATGAGGGATTTTATTCTCATCTTGGAGATGATCGTGACAAAAAACATACTATAATGATTAAGGATAGTCCAAACTTTGATTCATACTACGATTCTACTGATACTGCCTGGCTATTGAGCAATCATCTATCAAAGTTTGTTCTTTACTACAAGGGATACTCTCAACAAGAAATTCAAAGGATTCTACAACCAATTGAAATGCGTTATGGAAAATGCGTGGGTTATGAATATACTACCAACGTTTGTGATACCGTAAGGACTAACGTAAAGCCCGACAAGATTGGAAAATATTTTACTGTTATGACTCCATTTGAGAAAGCAGTAGGAAACAAATCCCTTAACCATCTTCCAAGTGATCTTACCACTAATGAAACCATATTGAATCTTCAAAGAGAAATTACTACTTGGTGGATAAATGATAAAATCACTAATGAAGATTATTTAAAATCTGTAAAATATCTTGTCAATGCACCTCCTCCTGTAAATAACACTAAAAATATCTCAAGTATTGATTTGCCAAATGGTTTTATCATGATAGATTTGGTAAAAAAGAAAACTACGGTAAATCAACCAAGTCAATTTCAGGCCTTTGCAATAGGTGATAATAGTAATGATGTTTTTTCATACATCCCATTTGAAGCAGATGTTCTCAAAGAAGATTCATCAGAAATTCCTGATTGGTTTAAGATGAGAGCAAAACTATGGTCTGAGAGAAGAATAAGTGACATGATCTTCTTTGATGGTTTAGAATCACTCATTAGAACAAATTCAAAATAAAAAAAGAACCCCATTTCCTGCAAAACGAGGGGGCATGGTGCATGGAGGGTGAGGTTCTAGGTATACTAGGAATCTTTGGAATAATATTTTCTGTTTGTAATCCCATTACAAACAATCATGATGACTCAATCAAATTTTTCATCAAATCTGTCTGTTCAAATCATACACTACAAAAGATATGACTGAATTGATTTATTTCTCCTCATGCAGCAAAATCAGATAGGCATGACTCCGCAAATAAAGGCTCATTCCCTGTCACATAAACCAATTAGCTTACCTCAAAATTCTACAATTTACGATGTTATGAAAAAGATGTATGAGAAAAACATCTCGCGATTGCTCCTAACACACAGAAACCAATTCACTGGAATTGTAACTCAAAAGGATATTGGGAAATTTCTACTAGCTCAAAAAAATAATTCACCGATTTCAAAGACTCCAGTATCAAAAATCATGAACTCTATCGTATACGTTGATGAAAACGCTTCTGCAATAGAATGCTCTGAGCTTATGCTAAAGCACCAGATCAGCTCCCTTGTAGTAAAAAAAGACAATAAATTCAGAATCTTTACAAAAAATGATCTAACAAAATATTATGCACAAAATTGCAATGGAAAGTTCAAAGTCTTTGAGTTAATGACAATTGGACAATTCTTTTGCAAACAGACAAGCTCAATTATGGATGTCCTATCAAACATGATATCATACAATGCATCACGATTAATAGTAAAGGACGATGATGAAGTTCCAGTTGGAATTATTACATTTAGAAATTTTATTAATATAGCGTTAGAGTTCTCGCAAAAAGAAAAAGGACCAAAACATGTTGTAAATAATTTTGATAATTTCTTTGCATCAAAAAATGGCTACGGAAGAAGATGCCTTGCAAATGAAATAATGACACGAGACATTATCGTGGTTAATGCTTGGGATGATCTTACAAAGGCTGCTCAGATAATTTTAGATAACAGGGTTCATGGAATTGGCGTGGTCTCAAAGGGTGAAATAATTGGAATCATTAGCGAAAAGGACATAATTCGAGCCTTGACCATGGACAGCCAAGAAGACTAGAAACTTCCAAAATGGAACTTTGAAGCTCAAGAAATTACAACTCATAGATATATCCCATCAAGCGTACCAGTAATTAGCATGAATTCAAGAATTACAATTCTAACTTTAATGGCAATTATGGTCGTTTCAATTAACACCGCTTATGCAGATGAGAATACTTCTGTATCGATTAAATTCATTGGAAACAACTACCTTGATCTAAAAGATGACAATCGATTAGTTCGTGCAGACATTGAAATTGAAAATTTTGATCCTCAAGACGGCTATTATTTTATGAAGATTACAAATCTCTTTACTGGCGAAGTGATCAAAACCTCTGAAATTAATCCCACATACAGAGAGGAAGGTCTTTGGGGAATGCAGACTTCATATCTAGTTGATGACACCGTAGAAGATCTCATTGGAGAATATGAAATTCAAATTTATACAGAGTTTGGTACTGCAACCACTAGTACAACATTTTCGGTAGTCGACTCCAGCAAAAACCCATTGGTTGTAGAAGAAGCTGGTACGTTACAGGAATTAACTGAATCACCTGAAACTCCAGCTCAAACCCCATCATCACTGCTACCACAATGGGTGAGAAACATATTCATCCTATATGCCGAACAACAAATAAGCGAAATTGAGCTGATGAGTGCACTAGAATACCTAATAGACCAAGAAATTCTTCAAGTAAAATAATCTAATCTATTTTGGACAGCCTTCCATCTTTGCAATATGGAATCCTTCAGTCATAATTTCAATTTCAATTTCTTCAGGAACGCTTTGTGAATGACAAAACCTGCATTCTTCTGAAGAAACCTTGGCGTCATCTTCACCAATAGATTTCAACCATTTTTTTGCATACTCTATAGCTTTTTGAGGATCTTTTTTGTCAGTAATAACATCAAAATGTATGGTGTGACCGTCCTTTGCTTTGACATATGTGTCAAAAACATGAAATGTCATTACGATGTTTTGTTTTTGATATAATTTGTAGTTTATTGTGGCTCTATTGTTGCAGGCGGTTTGCTTGATACTGCATAAGTAACCCAAGTAACCTCTTCAATTTCATTTGTAATCCTGTTGCTAATCTTTTCTAGTAATCCATGAGGAAGCCTAGTCCAATCAGCAGTCATGGCATCAATAGAATCTACTACCCGAATCATTACAATATTTCCGTATCTTCGCTCATCACCAACAACTCCTACTGCTTTGTCGTCCCCAACTGCAGCATATGCTTGCCAAACTTTATTGTATATTCCAGCTTCCCATAACTCTTCTTCCACTATCTTGCTTGCAATCTTTGCAATCTCTAGTTTTTTTGTAGTTACTTGTCCAATTATTCGCACTGCCAAACCAGGACCTGGAAATGGATGACGCTTGATTAGTTTTTCAGGAACTCCTAGTAATCCAGCAACTTTTCTTACTTCATCTTTGTACAAATCACGTAATGGCTCCAAAATTTCCATTTTGAGCCATTCAGGTAATCCACCCACATTATGATGGGATTTTATTACAGCAGCTGGTCCCTTGGACACTCCACTTTCTATGACGTCTGGATAAAGAGTTCCTTGTGCAAGCCATTTGAATGGGCCACTCTTTTCAGCAAACTCTGAAAAGATCTTTACAAATTCTTCTCCAACTATCTTTCTTTTTCTTTCAGGATCATCAACGCCCTCTAGTTTCTCTAAAAATCGTGATGCAGCATTAATTGGGGTAAAATTTACTTTGAAATTATTTTTGAACATAGTTTCTATCTCTTTTTCTTCATCTAAACGTAAAAGACCATTATCCACAAATACGCACTTTAGTCTGTCTCCTATAGCTTTGTGAATTAACAGAGCTGCAACTGTAGAATCTATTCCTCCACTTACTCCACACAAGACATTTCCTTCAATTTTTTTAAGATTGTTTACGGTATTGTCTACAAACGCCTCCATCGTCCAGTCTTGTTTTGCCTTGCAAATTTTTAAAACAAAGTTTTTCAAAATTTCAGTTCCTTGTTCTGTATGTACAACTTCTGGATGAAACTGAATGCCGT
This is a stretch of genomic DNA from Thermoproteota archaeon. It encodes these proteins:
- a CDS encoding CBS domain-containing protein translates to MQQNQIGMTPQIKAHSLSHKPISLPQNSTIYDVMKKMYEKNISRLLLTHRNQFTGIVTQKDIGKFLLAQKNNSPISKTPVSKIMNSIVYVDENASAIECSELMLKHQISSLVVKKDNKFRIFTKNDLTKYYAQNCNGKFKVFELMTIGQFFCKQTSSIMDVLSNMISYNASRLIVKDDDEVPVGIITFRNFINIALEFSQKEKGPKHVVNNFDNFFASKNGYGRRCLANEIMTRDIIVVNAWDDLTKAAQIILDNRVHGIGVVSKGEIIGIISEKDIIRALTMDSQED
- a CDS encoding DUF2024 family protein, producing the protein MTFHVFDTYVKAKDGHTIHFDVITDKKDPQKAIEYAKKWLKSIGEDDAKVSSEECRFCHSQSVPEEIEIEIMTEGFHIAKMEGCPK
- a CDS encoding glutamine-hydrolyzing GMP synthase produces the protein MDKIVVLDFGSQYSHLICRRIRDFSVYAELVPYDISLEELKKLEPKGIIFSGGPSSVYKDNAPIPENKIFEMNLPLLGICYGHQLIVNNFGGKVKRANKEYGSSLLTVDNNSDLLSSIGDSVRAWMSHGDEAEEIPKGFEIIGHTESAKAAAIANKSNSIYGIQFHPEVVHTEQGTEILKNFVLKICKAKQDWTMEAFVDNTVNNLKKIEGNVLCGVSGGIDSTVAALLIHKAIGDRLKCVFVDNGLLRLDEEKEIETMFKNNFKVNFTPINAASRFLEKLEGVDDPERKRKIVGEEFVKIFSEFAEKSGPFKWLAQGTLYPDVIESGVSKGPAAVIKSHHNVGGLPEWLKMEILEPLRDLYKDEVRKVAGLLGVPEKLIKRHPFPGPGLAVRIIGQVTTKKLEIAKIASKIVEEELWEAGIYNKVWQAYAAVGDDKAVGVVGDERRYGNIVMIRVVDSIDAMTADWTRLPHGLLEKISNRITNEIEEVTWVTYAVSSKPPATIEPQ
- a CDS encoding response regulator, which encodes MAQEAVVDFEKEGIELLKDFGLDEDEAKVYLGLLRMGSSKASEISHFTQTDRVRGYKILENLKNQGFVTSTLSSPIKFSANEPKEILIDIIKKRKQETEKLENNVEKLLEILNKVKTNQQTANLPKLTVISGRANIYDQIIKIIDETTDELYLVTTVSDLIRMYYTDIPEAIKKASKRNVVIKLMTELEISTKLECAKRLGVNYFKIAKLPSQGRIICNSSQVLMSGYTSSTSSQSTSDDSALVTNSDEISGNMRSLCKFMWKIGKEIRVDKTKDEPSQQKETTALVVDDDPDAVEMFSDYLEIKGIQVVGKCKNGKEGVDVYEQLRPDVVFLDIMMPEYDGFYALKKIREINPESKVIMVTADFTSETKKKLREMKPTDVIYKPYDVEKILGQLF